One segment of Myotis daubentonii chromosome 11, mMyoDau2.1, whole genome shotgun sequence DNA contains the following:
- the OMD gene encoding osteomodulin, producing MGFLSPVCILFFFLGGKVHCQYESYQWDEDYDQETDDVYQPEFHFHQNVDYRVPFHPHALGCASECFCPPNFPLSMYCDHRKLQRIPNIPAHIQQVYLQFNEIEAVTADSFINATHLKEINLSHNKIKSQKIDHGVFAKLSNLLQLQLQHNNLEEFPFPLPKSLERLLLGYNVISRLQTNAVNGLVNLTMLDLCYNHLDDSMLQENHLAKMEKLMQLNLCHNRLESMPPGLPSSLMYLSLENNSISSIPEGYFNELPKLHALRMSHNKLQDIPYNIFNLSNLIELNVGHNKLKQAFYIPRNLEHLYLENNEIENINVTVMCPSVDPLYYHHLTYIRVDQNKLKEPISSYISLCFPHIHSIYYGEQRSTNGQTIQLKTQVLGRFQDDPDSEEHDDHQEESEQEGTEENVDPHYYGSQEWQETI from the exons ATGGGCTTTTTAAGTCCAGTATgtatccttttcttctttcttggagGCAAAGTACATTGTCAATATGAAAGTTATCAATGGGATGAAGATTACGACCAAGAGACAGATGATGTTTACCAACCAGAATTCCATTTTCATCAAAATGTGGACTATCGAGTGCCTTTTCATCCGCATGCTTTAGGCTGTGCCAGTGAATGCTTCTGTCCACCTAACTTTCCATTATCCATGTACTGTGATCATCGCAAACTCCAGCGTATCCCAAATATTCCAGCACACATTCAGCAAGTCTATCTACAGTTCAATGAAATTGAGGCTGTGACTGCAGACTCATTTATCAATGCAACTCATCTTAAAGAAATCAATCTCAGCCACAACAAAATTAAATCTCAAAAGATTGATCATGGAGTGTTTGCTAAATTGTCAAATCTACTACAACTTCAACTACAGCATAACAACTTAGAAGAatttccatttcctcttcctAAATCTTTGGAAAGACTTCTTCTTGGTTACAATGTGATCTCCAGACTGCAGACAAATGCCGTGAATGGACTAGTAAACTTGACCATGCTTGATCTCTGTTATAATCATCTTGATGATTCTATGTTACAAGAAAATCACCTAGCCAAAATGGAAAAATTGATGCAGCTCAACCTATGTCATAATAGATTAGAATCAATGCCTCCTGGTTTGCCTTCTTCACTTATGTATCTATCTttagaaaataattcaatttcTTCTATACCAGAAGGTTACTTCAATGAACTTCCGAAACTTCATGCTCTAAGAATGTCCCACAACAAACTACAAGACATcccatataatatttttaatctttccaaCCTTATAGAGCTCAATGTTGGACACAACAAACTGAAGCAAGCATTCTATATTCCAAGAAATTTAGAACACCTATAcctagaaaataatgaaattgaaa atatcAATGTTACAGTGATGTGTCCATCTGTTGACCCACTATATTACCACCATTTAACATACATTCGTGTGGACCAAAACAAGTTAAAAGAGCCAATAAGCTCATACATTTCCCTCTGCTTCCCTCATATACATAGTATTTATTATGGTGAACAAAGAAGCACTAATGGTCAAACAATACAACTGAAGACCCAAGTTTTAGGGAGATTTCAAGATGACCCTGATAGTGAAGAACATGATGATCACCAAGAAGAATCAGAACAAGAAGGAACAGAAGAAAATGTTGACCCTCACTATTATGGAAGTCAAGAATGGCAAGAAACTATATAG